Proteins encoded by one window of Pseudomonas sp. PSKL.D1:
- a CDS encoding adenosylmethionine--8-amino-7-oxononanoate transaminase → MGLNDQWMQRDLKVLWHPCTQMKDHEQLPLIPIRRGEGVWLEDFDGKRYLDAVSSWWVNVFGHANPRINQRIKDQVDQLEHVILAGFSHQPVIELSERLVAMTPAGLDRVFYADNGSSCIEVALKMSFHYWQNIGKPAKKRFVTLTNSYHGETIAAMSVGDVPLFTETYKALLLDTIKVPSPDCYLRPEGMSWEEHSRNMFAAMEQTLAEHHETLSAVIIEPLIQGAGGMRMYHPVYLKLLREACDRYGVHLIHDEIAVGFGRTGTMFACEQAGIRPDFLCLSKALTGGYLPLAACLTTDTVYQAFYDDYPTLRAFLHSHSYTGNPLACAAALATLDIFEQDNVIEANKALSARMASATAHLADHAHVAEIRQTGMALAIEMVQDKAGKVAYPWQERRGLKVFEHALTRGALLRPLGSVVYFLPPYVITPEQIDFLAEVASEGIDIATRDSVSVAVPANFHPDFRDPG, encoded by the coding sequence ATGGGCCTCAATGATCAGTGGATGCAACGTGACCTGAAGGTCCTGTGGCACCCCTGCACCCAGATGAAAGACCACGAGCAGCTCCCGCTGATCCCTATCCGACGCGGCGAAGGCGTGTGGCTTGAAGACTTTGACGGCAAACGTTACCTGGATGCAGTCAGCAGCTGGTGGGTCAACGTGTTTGGCCATGCCAACCCACGCATAAACCAGCGCATAAAGGACCAGGTTGATCAGCTCGAACATGTGATTCTTGCCGGCTTCAGCCACCAACCGGTGATCGAACTGTCAGAGCGTCTGGTAGCCATGACACCTGCCGGGCTGGATCGGGTGTTCTACGCCGACAATGGCTCATCGTGCATTGAAGTGGCATTGAAGATGAGCTTCCACTACTGGCAGAACATCGGCAAACCGGCGAAAAAGCGCTTCGTCACGCTCACCAACAGCTACCACGGCGAAACCATCGCCGCCATGTCGGTCGGCGATGTGCCACTGTTCACCGAAACCTACAAGGCCCTGCTGCTCGACACCATCAAAGTACCCAGCCCTGACTGTTACTTGCGCCCCGAGGGGATGAGCTGGGAAGAACACTCGCGCAACATGTTCGCGGCCATGGAACAGACCCTGGCCGAACACCACGAAACCCTCTCGGCAGTGATCATCGAGCCGCTGATCCAGGGCGCCGGCGGCATGCGCATGTACCACCCGGTGTACCTCAAGCTGCTGCGCGAGGCCTGTGACCGGTATGGCGTGCACCTGATTCACGACGAAATTGCCGTAGGCTTCGGCCGCACGGGCACCATGTTCGCCTGTGAACAGGCCGGCATCCGCCCCGACTTCCTGTGCTTGTCCAAGGCGCTGACCGGGGGCTACCTGCCACTGGCCGCGTGCCTGACCACCGACACGGTGTACCAGGCGTTCTACGACGATTACCCGACACTACGCGCGTTCCTGCACTCGCACAGCTACACCGGTAACCCCCTGGCCTGTGCCGCTGCCTTGGCAACCCTGGACATCTTCGAGCAAGACAACGTCATCGAAGCCAACAAGGCCCTGTCGGCACGCATGGCCAGCGCCACGGCACACCTGGCCGACCACGCGCATGTGGCGGAAATCCGTCAGACCGGCATGGCACTGGCCATCGAGATGGTGCAGGACAAAGCTGGCAAGGTGGCCTACCCCTGGCAGGAACGCCGGGGCCTGAAAGTGTTCGAGCACGCCCTTACCCGCGGCGCGCTGCTGCGCCCGCTGGGCAGTGTGGTGTACTTCCTGCCGCCGTACGTCATCACCCCTGAGCAGATCGATTTCCTGGCTGAAGTGGCCAGCGAAGGCATCGACATTGCCACGCGCGATAGCGTAAGCGTTGCAGTGCCTGCAAACTTCCACCCCGACTTCCGCGATCCGGGCTAG
- the trhA gene encoding PAQR family membrane homeostasis protein TrhA, translated as MYYGERFNAWTHLVGAVLACIGAIWLIVVAGLQGDPWKIVSFSIYGSTLLLLYSISTLYHSTRGRAKRIMRKLDHLSIYLLIAGSYTPFCLVSLRGPWGWSLFGVVWGLAVIGMLQEIKPRSEARVLSIIIYAVMGWIVLVAVKPLLHSLGTAGFAWLAAGGVFYTVGIIFFAFDSRFRHWHGIWHLFVIAGSLMHFVAVSLYVR; from the coding sequence ATGTATTACGGTGAACGCTTCAACGCCTGGACCCACTTGGTGGGTGCCGTCCTGGCCTGCATCGGCGCCATCTGGCTGATTGTCGTCGCAGGCTTGCAGGGCGACCCCTGGAAGATCGTCAGCTTCTCCATCTATGGCAGCACGTTGCTGCTGCTCTACAGCATCTCAACGCTTTACCACAGCACCCGCGGGCGGGCGAAGCGGATCATGCGCAAGCTCGATCACCTGTCGATCTACCTGCTGATCGCTGGCAGCTACACGCCATTCTGCCTGGTCAGCCTGCGTGGGCCTTGGGGATGGAGCCTCTTTGGCGTGGTCTGGGGGCTGGCGGTGATCGGCATGCTTCAAGAGATAAAACCGCGTTCGGAAGCAAGGGTGCTGTCGATCATCATCTATGCGGTGATGGGCTGGATCGTGCTGGTTGCGGTGAAACCGTTGCTCCACAGCCTTGGCACCGCCGGCTTTGCCTGGCTGGCAGCCGGCGGGGTGTTCTATACCGTAGGTATCATCTTTTTTGCCTTCGACAGCCGCTTCCGCCACTGGCACGGCATTTGGCACCTGTTCGTGATTGCCGGCAGCCTGATGCACTTTGTGGCGGTGTCGTTGTACGTGCGTTAG
- a CDS encoding chemotaxis protein CheW: MLELIAGQRSSLTGLLLPMGDRTLVLPNVAVAELIAQRNLVCLPGEPAWHLGWIDWRQQRLPLIGFEAACGGETPCGERARIVVLNALGDTGLRYLAVLLQDIPRSCKLDSQLNYVDVALGSLELAAVQVGEQVARVPDLIGLERLVRDAQLQPVVG; the protein is encoded by the coding sequence ATGCTTGAATTGATCGCGGGGCAGCGCAGCAGCCTGACTGGCCTGCTGTTGCCAATGGGCGATCGCACCCTGGTGCTGCCGAATGTTGCCGTGGCGGAGCTGATTGCCCAGCGCAACCTGGTGTGTTTACCGGGGGAGCCTGCCTGGCATCTGGGCTGGATCGACTGGCGGCAGCAACGCTTGCCGTTGATCGGCTTTGAGGCGGCGTGCGGCGGGGAGACGCCGTGTGGCGAGCGTGCCCGCATCGTGGTGCTCAATGCCTTGGGGGACACCGGGCTGCGGTACCTGGCGGTATTGCTGCAGGACATTCCACGCTCATGCAAGCTCGACAGCCAGCTCAACTATGTGGATGTGGCGCTGGGTAGCCTGGAATTGGCGGCGGTGCAGGTGGGCGAGCAGGTGGCACGGGTACCGGACCTGATCGGGCTGGAAAGGCTGGTGCGTGACGCGCAATTGCAACCTGTGGTTGGTTAG
- a CDS encoding 16S rRNA (uracil(1498)-N(3))-methyltransferase yields the protein MRLSRFFIDAPLSLGEHDLPEAQAHYIGRVLRMAPGDAVQLFDGSGPEYLGTLLEVGKKSVRVSLDQALAGQAESPLHVHLGQGLSRGERMDWAIQKATELGANEITPIVSERCEVRLKDERADKRLAHWRQVAISACEQCGRSTLPVIHPPVTLAEWLKGTEADLKLVLHPVAEPLTSHQKPSKLAFLIGPEGGLSEAEVDQAKAAGFHAARLGPRVLRTETAPVVALSVAQQLWGDF from the coding sequence ATGAGACTTTCCCGCTTTTTCATCGACGCGCCCTTGAGCCTCGGCGAGCACGACTTGCCCGAAGCCCAGGCCCACTACATCGGCCGCGTGCTACGCATGGCCCCCGGCGATGCCGTGCAACTGTTCGACGGCAGCGGCCCCGAATACCTCGGCACCTTGCTTGAAGTGGGCAAGAAAAGCGTGCGCGTCAGCCTCGACCAAGCCCTAGCTGGCCAAGCCGAATCGCCACTGCACGTTCACCTTGGCCAGGGCCTGTCCCGCGGCGAGCGCATGGATTGGGCCATCCAGAAGGCAACCGAACTGGGCGCCAACGAAATAACCCCGATCGTCAGCGAGCGCTGCGAAGTTCGCCTGAAAGACGAGCGCGCCGACAAGCGCCTGGCCCACTGGCGACAGGTAGCCATCAGCGCCTGCGAACAGTGTGGCCGCTCGACGCTGCCGGTCATTCATCCGCCTGTCACCTTGGCTGAATGGTTGAAGGGCACCGAAGCCGACTTGAAGCTGGTGCTGCATCCGGTAGCCGAGCCGCTGACCAGCCATCAAAAGCCCTCGAAACTGGCATTCCTGATCGGCCCCGAAGGTGGCCTGAGCGAAGCGGAAGTCGACCAGGCCAAGGCCGCTGGCTTCCACGCCGCCCGCCTTGGCCCGAGGGTACTGCGCACCGAAACAGCCCCGGTGGTGGCACTGTCGGTCGCGCAGCAACTGTGGGGCGACTTCTAA